Part of the Halodesulfurarchaeum formicicum genome is shown below.
GTGACGCTCGTCACGGCACTTGGCTTTTCGAGTGCCGGCTGGCTCTTCGAGGTCGGGGCACTCGCGGTCGCGCTGTGGGGCCTGGGCGGCCCAGTCCCACTCGCGACGCTGTTGGTCGTCATTCCGGTCGGAAAGCTCGCCGGTTTCATGCCCCTTCCCGGCGGATTCGGGAGCATCGAGGCCACACTCGTGGCGCTTTTGGTTGCCACGACACCGGTCGATAGCGGCCTGGCGACCGCCGCCGTGTTGCTCCACCGGGCGGCGACTTACTGGCTGCCCACGCTTTTGGGCGGCGGCGTGTCACTCACTCTGGGTGCGCGGGCCCGGTTGGGGTAGCTACAGGCGGAGATACTGAGCGTGTCGGGTCTCGCCCACGTCGAGGACTCGCTCCTCGTCGACGAATCCCTCCTCGATGGCGAGGGCCACTGATTCCCGGCCGACGAGGTTCGCGATCGTCGCCCGCGAGAGGGCCTCCACGACGGTCTCGGTCTCGACTGGCTCACCGCCGTAGAAGTCCTCGGTGACCTCGATGGAGACCGAATCGTCCTCGAAGGTCTCGCCCAGCACCTCGGCGTCACAGACCGTGACCAGCAGCCCCTGATCCGTCCGTCGTTCCGAGAGGATCATTCCTGCTGGACGAGGCGCTCCTCTTCGGCTTCCTGCATCTCCGTCGCGGTCTCGCGCATCTCGGCGGCCTCCTCGTCGCGCTCGAGGCCTTCGAGGGCCCGGGCCTTCTCCTCGTACACGGAAGATTCGGTAAAGCCCAGGCGGATCGCGTTGTCCAGACACTCCAGGGCGTCCTCGTGGCGGCCCTGCTCGACCTGAATGAATCCGAGGTTGTACCACGCCTGCGGGACCCGTCGGTCGGCCTTGACGGCGTCCTCGGCGTGCTCGAAGGCGGGCTCGGTCTCGCCGCGCTCCCAGAGCGCGTAAGCCAGGTTCGTGTGGGCCAGGGCGGCGAACTCGCCGTCCTCGTCGACGTGCAACGCCTCGCGATGGGCGGAGACGGCGGCGTCCCACTCCTCGAGTTCGCCGTGGGCGATCCCCTTGCTGACCCAGGCCTCGGCCTCGCGGGTGTCGTCCTCGGCGTACCGGGCGGCCCGCTCGAAGGTCTCGACGGCCTGTTCGTGGCGGTTGATCGACATGTACTCGATGCCGACGTCGATGAGCTGGTCGGGATCGACCTCGTCGGCGGCGATGTTTCGGTCATCGAGCAGGTCCGTGAGCGCCCGGGAGTCCACCGGGTCGACCTGCGTGGGGTCCTCGACGTCGAGTTCCGGCGGATCCAGGTCGAACCCCTCGTAGGGCTCCTCGAATCCCTGGCCCGAAGAGAACTCGTGTCGCTCGTCGTCCTCAGTCATGTCGCCGGATATGAGAGACGGAGGGTTAAGGCCACCGGCCCGCGAAACGCCGCTATGCGACTGTTCGTCAGCGTCGACCTGCCGACAGCCTTCGCCGAGCCGATCGCCGACCTCCAGGCGGCCTTCGAGGGAGCCTCCGGACTCGACTTCACCGATCCCGAGCAGGCCCACGTCACGATGAAGTTCCTCGGAGACACCGATCCTGACCGGGTCGGGGAGATCACGACGGCCCTCGAAACCGCCGTCGAAACGGCGGGTGTGGGGCCGTTCGAGGCCACCTTCGAGGGGTTGGGCGTGTTTCCCTCCATGGAGTACATCAGCGTGCTCTGGCTCGGGGTGGGCCAGGGTGGCGAGCAGTTCCGGGCGTTACAGGCCCCGATCGAAGAGCGGCTGGTCGAGTTGGGCTTCGAACCCGAAACCCACGATTTCACGCCCCATGTCACGCTGGCGCGGATGAAACACGCGGGTGGCAAAGAACTGGTCCAACAACTGGTGCGCGAGCGAGAACCGACCGTCGGGACGACGACCGTGGAGGCCGTGAACCTGACCGAGAGCCGGTTGAAAAGCGAGGGACCGGTCTACGAGACCGTCGAGCGTGTCGAGCTCTGAGTGGGCAGCGGGAAACGGACAACGTTTTAAGGAGTAGAGACAGTATCTCAGCCCACCATGAGCAAGAAGACGAAGGCCAAGAAAAAGCGACTGGCCAAGCTGGACCGGCAGAACAGCCGGGTCCCGGCCTGGGTCATCATGAAGACCGACCAGGAAACCCAGCGCAACCCGCAGCGTCGCCACTGGCGGCGAAGCGACACGGACGAGTAACATGAGCGCGAGCGACTTCGAGGAGCGCATCGTCACGGTGCCCCTCCGCAAGGTCAACGCGTCGTCCAAGAGCAAGCGCGGGGACAAGGCCATGTCCCTCGTGCGCGAACACCTCGCCACCCACTTCAAGGTCGACGAGGATGCGGTCCGACTGGACCCCTCGATCAACGAGGCCGTCTGGGCCCGTGGCCGTGCCAACCCGCCGAGCAAGGTCCGCGTCCGAGCGGCCCGCTTCGAGGAGGAAGGCAGCGCGGTGGTCGAGGCCGAACACGCCGAGTCCTGAGAGTGCTTCGCACTGCATTCTACGGGTCGTCGTACGTCGGAGTCTACCTGGCCGCGACTGACGAGTTCGCGGTCGTGCGACCGGACCTCGACGCGGAGATCATCGACCCCGTCCGCGAGGAGCTTGCGGTTCCGGTCATCGAGACCACGATCGACGGGGCCGGTACCGTCGGGACACTCCTCGTGGCGAACCAAAACGGCATCGTCGTCAGCGAGCGCGTGACCGAGCGCGAGCGCGACCGGCTCACCGAGGAAACGGGGCTCCCGGTCGCGGGACTCCCGGGCCGGATCAACGCCGCCGGGAACGTGATCCTCGCCAACGACCACGGTGCGTACAGCCACCCGGAACTCTCCGCGGAAGCGGTCGAAATCGTCGAAGCGACCCTCGACGTGCCCGTCTCGCGGGGCGAACTCGGCGGCGTCGCGACGGTTGGCACCGCCGCCGTGGCGACAAATCGCGGCGTGCTCTGTCATCCACAGTCGACCGACGCGGAACTCGACGCCGTGGAAGCCGCCCTCTCGGTACCGGCGGATGTGGGCACGGTCAATTACGGCGGTCAGCTCGTCGGCTCGGGCCTCGTCGCAAACGCGACCGGATACGTGGTCGGCCAGGACACCACGGGCCCGGAACTGGGCCGCATCGAGGACGCTTTGGGCTACATCGACCAGTAGTCCCGAGTAGGAAGATACTTCCGACGCAAAACCCCCTTTTCGAGCATGAGTATGGGAGGCGGCGGTCAGCTTCAGGCGCTTCAGCAGGAGATGGAGGCACTGCAGGAGCGACGTGAAGAACTCGAAGCGGAAGTCGAATCACTCGAAGAGGAGAAACGCGAGATCGACGAGGCCATCGACGGCCTCGACGCGCTCGAAACCGGTGGGACCGTGCACGTCCCGCTCGGCGGGGACGCCTTCGTCCGCGCCACGATCGAGGACGCCGACGAGATCGTCGTCTCGCTCGGGGCGAACTTCGCGGCGACCGAGGACCGCGAACAGGCCGCAGAGACCCTCGAAACCAAGAAGGAACGAGTCGACGAGCGCATCGAGGAGCTCCGGGAAGAAGAGTCCGAACTCGACGAGCAGGAGCAGCAGCTCGAACAGCAGGCCCAGCAGGCCCAGCAGCAGATGCTCCAGCAGCAGGCCCAGATGCAGGGCGACCAGCAGGAGTAGGATGTTCGACGGGCTGAAGGAGAAGCTGGGCGCGTTCCGGGAGGACGCCGCGGACGTCGCCGAGGAACAAGCGGACGCCCAGGCCGATTCGGAGGCCCCCGACGCAGCCGCCGAGGAGTCGGCGGATCCCTCGTTTACTGACCGAGCCAAATCACTGGCGACCGGCAAGGTCATCCTCGACGCCGACGACCTGGAGGGCCCGCTCTGGGACCTCGAGATGGCACTGCTGGAGAACGACGTGGAGATGGAAGTCGCCGAGGAGATCCTCGACGGCATCGAGGCCCAACTTGTCGGCGAACAGAAGACCATCACCGACAGCACGGAGTCCCTGATCGAGGACGCCCTGCGCGAGGCCCTGCTGGATGTCGTCTCGGTGGGGCAGTTCGACTTCGTCGAGCGGCTGACAGTGGCGGACAAACCGGTCGTCATCGTCTTCACCGGCGTCAACGGCGTCGGGAAGACCACGACGATCGCGAAGCTCTCGAAGTACCTCGAATCGCGTGGGTTCTCCTCGGTGCTCGCAAACGGGGACACCTACCGCGCCGGGGCGAACGAGCAGATCGAGGTCCACGCCGACCGGCTGGATCGAGAGCTCATCAGCCACGAACAGGGTGGGGACCCCGCGGCCGTGATCTACGACGCTGTGGAGTACGCCACGGCCAACGACATCGACGTGGTGCTGGGGGACACGGCCGGTCGACTCCACACGAGCGACGACCTGATGAGCCAGCTCTCGAAGATCGACCGGGTCGTCGAACCCGACCTCACCATCTTCGTCGACGAGGCCGTCGCCGGCCAGGATGCGGTCAACCGCGCGGCCGAGTTCGACGACGCCGCGAACATCGACGGCGCGATTCTCACGAAGGCCGACGCCGATACCCACGGCGGCGCGGCCATCTCGATCGCGAAGGTCACTGGCGCACCGATCCTCTTTTTGGGCACCGGCCAGGGCTATGACGACCTGCAGGTCTTCGACCCGGAAGCGGTGGTCGAGGAGTTGCTGGGCGAGTAGTCGGGCCGAAACGCTTTCGGGGTCGGCCACGAGGGGTCTGTATGGACGAGGACTACGACGAGCTCGTCAGCTACCTCACGCCCCGTGAGGAGACCGAGTCGATGAAGCGCTATCAGAACACCACCTCGATCCCCTGTCCGGTGTGTGATGAGCCCTTCGCCGACCTCGTGATCGTCACGGGCCAGAGCACGAGCCTGGAGCTCTCAGAGCCACTGGACATCTGTGTCTCCCGAACCTCGGAGCAAAAGCCGATGCTCTTTACCCATCAATAATCGGCGTCGAAATCAGTCTCGGGAGCCACGGCCGCGACGGTGACAAGCGAGCGTTCGGTCCCGTTCCGACCGAAGGCGACGACGGTCGCCGGCTCCCAGGGTGGCACCGCCACCAGCACCGTCGCGTGCAGATCGTCCCGCATGCTCAACTCCGGGTTCCCGTCGGGATGGGAGAGAAAGCGGGCCTGTGTCTGCCCGGCCGGCGTCCCGAGGTCGACGCCGAAGACGAACTCCAGTGCGTTGCCCACGTCGGGGAAGTAGAAGTCCGAGAACACCGGCGTGTCGGGCTCGAGGTCGTCAAGTCGGCGAACCGACCCGTCGCTTTTGGCCTCTGCAGGGGCCGACTGGGGGTCCAGATCGGCAGCGGCAGTCGCTGAAAGCGAGACGGTCACCGACTGTGGACTCGCGTCGGCCGCCAGTTCGAGCAACACCGCGAGCAGCGGCCGCGTGATGAAGACCGGCGTCTGTGACACACCCTGCCTTCGACGCACAGCCGGATAAATCGGCCCCTCCCCCGTGGGCACACGGTTAGACCTTTACCGCTCGGCGAGCCTACTACGGGTAACAAGATGGTACTCGACGATCTCGGGAGTTCGCTCAGGTCGACGCTGGACGACCTCAGAGGGAAATCCCGTATCAGCGAGGAGGACGTCGACGAGGTCGTCACCCAGATCCAGCGATCGCTGCTCCAGGCCGACGTGGACACGGGCCTGGTGATGGACCTCTCGGACGCCATTCGCGAGCGCGCCCTGGACGAGGAGCCGCCGGCCGGGACCACGGCCCGGGATCACGTCCTGCGGATCGTCTACGAGGAACTGGTCGATCTGGTGGGCGAGTCCACCGAGGTCCCCCTCGAAGAACAGACGATCCTCCTGGCCGGCCTCCAGGGCTCGGGAAAGACCACCACCGCCGCCAAGATGGCCTGGTGGTTCTCGAAGAAGGGCCTGCGGCCCGCGGTCATCCAGACCGACACCTTCCGCCCAGGGGCCTACGACCAGGGCAAGGAGATGGCCGAGCGTGCGGAAGTCGACTTCTACGGCGACCCGGACGCCGACGACCCGGTTCAGATCGCCCGGGACGGCATGGAAGCCACGGCCGAAGCCGACGTTCGCATCGTCGACACCGCCGGTCGCCACGCCCTGGAGGAGGGGCTCATCGGCGAGATCGAGGCCATCGCGGCCGCCGTCGAACCGGATCGCAACTTGCTGGTGCTCGACGCCGCGATCGGCCAGGGGGCCAAAGAGCAGGCCCAGCGGTTCGACGAGGCCATCGGGATCGACGGCGTCGCCATCGCCAAGCTCGACGGGACGGCGAAGGGTGGCGGCGCGTTGACCGCCGTCAACGAGACGGACTCGACGATCGCCTTCCTGGGGACCGGCGAGACGGTCAAGGACATCGAGCGGTTCGAGCCCTCGGGCTTCATCTCCCGGCTCCTCGGGATGGGCGATCTCAAGCAGCTCACCGAGCGCGTCGAGCGCGCCATGGAGGAGACCGAGGCCGAAGAGGAGGACTGGGACCCCGAGGACATGCTGGAGGGGGATTTCACCCTCAAGGACATGCGCCACCAGATGCAGGCCCTCGACCGGATGGGGCCGCTCTCCCAGGTCCTTGACATGGTGCCCGGGCTCGGAGGGGGCATGATGGACCAACTCCCGGACGAGGCCATGGACATGACCCAGGAGCGCATGCGCACCTTCGAGGTCATCATGGACTCGATGACCGAAGACGAACTGGAGAACCCCCGGTCGATCGGTGCCAGCCGGATGAAACGGATCGCCGCCGGCAGCGGCACCGACGTGGACGACGTGCGCGAACTCCTCGAGCAGTACCGGATGATGGAGCGGGCGCTCAAGCAGTTCCAGGGCATGGGCGATGCGGACATGGAGCGGATGATGAAACAGATGCAGGGCGGTGGCGGGCCCGGCGGCGACCTCGGGGACATGGGGCCGCTCGGATAAGGCCAGTCCCGGGTTTCGGACGGACCCTTTTTGCCCGGTGCGAACGTCGTACCGACGATGACAGTCGCCTCGCTGGCCCGGGCAGCCTACCGCGAGGCACTCGGCCCGCTCTTGGTGGCCGCCGTCGGGGGCCTGTTCGCCGGACTCGTGCTGACGGGTATGGAGGCGGATCTGGAGCGGACTCGTGGCCTGTTGGTCCTCGTGCCGGCCCTGCTGGCCACCCGGGGGAACGTCTTCGGGGCCTTCGCCGCGCGGATCGCCTCCGGACTCCACCAGGGGCTCGTTGGCCCCGAACTGCAGATGGACGACGAGCGGCTGCAGGCGGCGACCGCCGCGGCCTCGTCGAACAACCTCCTCGCGAGCGGATTCGCCGCGGTTCTCACCGTCCTGGCCATGCTCGCGCTCGGCCAGGGGGTGGCCCCACTCTGGGAGCTCCTGGCAATCGCGCTCATCGCGGCGTTTCTCTCCGGGCTCGCGCTCGCGGCCGTCGTCATCGGCGTGATGTTCCTGGGTTTCCGGCGTGGGATCGACCCCGACACGCTGGTGGGGCCGCTCGTGACGACCACGGGGGACGTCATCGGCATCGCCTTCCTGTTGCTCGCGGTCCGGATCGTCGTCGGGGGGGTCTAGATGCAGTCCCAGCCAGGCAGCCACTGGACGTTCCGGTCGATCTCCCGGGCCACCCTGCCGACGCTCACGCTGCTCACCGCCGTCGCGGTCGGCTCCGGGCTGCTACTTGCCACCTTCGAGGAGGCGCTCTACCAGTACCCCTCGCTTTTGATCCTCGTCCCGGTCACCATCGGAACCGCCGGGAACCTGGGCAGTTTGCTCGCCTCGCGCCTCTCGACGGCGTTTCACCTGGGCACGCTCTCCTTTCGCTTCCGCGACGAGCAGTTGGGTGGCCACTCGTTGGCGACGGTGGCCCTCGCACTCACGCTCTTTCCCCTCGTCGGGGCCGGGGCCTGGATCCTCGCGCTCGTGACTGGGCGGGTCGTCCTCCCGCTCTGGCGGGTCGTCCTCATCTCGACGACCAGCGGGGCTGGCCTCGCTGTCGTCGCGATCGTCGCCACCGTGCTGACGACCTACGGGGCCTACCAGGCCGGCCTGGACCCCGACGACGTGGTGATCCCGGTGGTCACCGTGCTCGCGGACGTGTTCGGGGTCGTCATGCTCTTTCTCACCGTGTCAGCCTTCACCTGATCAGGACAGTGGGGTCCCGTCCTCGGTCGCCGGCGCGAGGTGATCGATGAAGGTCTCCACGTCGGGTTCGTGGACGGTCACCGCGACCTCGATCGCGCCCAGTTCGTCCGGCCGCCCCACCGAGAAGGTGATCACGTCCTGACGAGCGGCCTGTTTTTTCAGTTCGAAGGCAAAACCACGTGGCCCCGCTCGCTCGAAGAACTCCTGGCGGGCGGTGTCGAGGATCCGCTGTTCGAAGAGCCGCTCCCGGAAGTGGGCTAGCTGATAGCTGGTCGCCCGCACCCGGTCCTCGGCCACCTCGATTTCGGCTTCCGGGAAGAGTTCGGCGACGGCCTCGGCGACCCGGTCGGGGACCTCGGTCTCGTTGACGGGGGCCTCCACGGTCACCTCGATCCGGGAGACAAAGCCCTCGATGGCCTCCTCGAAGACCTCACTTGCAGCGTCCCGGAAGGCCGACAGCGAGGCGTCGTTCTCGATCGTAACCTCGGCACCATCCATCGCCTCACGGATGCCAAAGCCCAGTTCCCGTTCGTCCCGATCGGCGAGGGTCTCCCCGCCCGACTCGGCCCCGGAGTCGCGGTTGCGAACTTCCAGGCGTTCGGCGCGGAGTTCGTCCGGCGCGGTGATCGCCACCAGTCGGAAGTCATCGCCGAAGGCGTCCTCGAAGCGCTCGACCTCGTGGCCCGACCGGATACCGTCGACGACCACCGCGTCGTGATCCCGGCGAGCGTCTCGAATCGCGGGCAGCGCGCGGTCGGCGATAGCCGCCAGGCCCTCCTCCTCGCGGAGGGCCTGGGCCACCTGGCCGTGGTCGGCGCTGGGGTCAAGCCCCCGCTGTTCGGTCTCTTCGCGGACGATATCCCCCAGGGTGATCACCGGCAGGCCGAGTTCGCGGGCCACCGTCGCGGCTTCGCTCTTGCCGCTGCCCGGCAGGCCGACGATCCCGATAACAGTCATTGCTCCGGGATAGACGGGGCCGGGTCTTTTTGGTTCCGCTCCGGGCCGGTTGGCGAGTGTAACACATATTACGCCGGGCACCGAACGCGAGTTCGAGGGCACGTAGCTCAGTCCGGACAGAGCGTCGGACTTCTAACCCGGGCAGCCTGGCTGTGTGGGGGAGACATCCGACGGTCGCGGGTTCAAATCCCGTCGTGCCCGCTCTGCGACGAACGAAGGTGAGGAGCAGCGGCACACGAGATTTGAATCAGGGAGGAGCTTTGCTCCGACCATGGTTCGAATCCCACCGTGCCCGTGTTCTCCCGTGAGCGAAGCGAGCGGAGAACCGGCTGCGGATTCGAAGTACGGAAGACGCGAACGAAGTGAGCGTCTTCAGGTGGTTCGAATCCCACCGTGCCCGTGCAGCGAGTGAAACGAGCGAACCGGCACGCAGGGGATTCGGGCCCTGGAAGAGGAGCGACCATCGGGAGCGAGTCTTCCTTCGGTTCAAATCCCACCGTGCCCGCGTTGCTGAAAATCGATCCCAATCCTACCCTACAGTCGAATCCACACCCAGCAGATACCCACCAAAGACCACCGCCCAGAGCAGGAGCGGATAGGCGACCCAGCGCTCCACGCCGCCGGAGCCGAGGAAATCCAGCGGATGGGGCACGCCAGCGATACCGAGCGCGATCAGGCTCACGAGAATGGTAAGGGAAATCCCACCCAGGAGCCCACAGAGCACCGCGAAGGGGCGGTCTACGATTCGGACCGAATAGATGGCCGTCAGGCCACCCGCGAAGAAAGTGAGCAAGGCGGCGAGTCCATGCCAAGGGGTGACATTTCCCGGGAACAGGCCGACCCCCAGCGCGCCGAGGCCGAACACGCCGAGCAGGACGGGGAAGTCCGCCCGACCGATCGCCCGGTACGCGAAGTACGCGGCGACCAGCAGGCAGAGCCCCGAAATCACCATCGTGGAGTTGAAGATCGTCGCGGCCGGCTCGTGGATGACCGGGTTCGGGGGGCGTGTCGAACCGAGGTCGCTGATGTCCTGGCGAGTGGAGTAGTTCGGGTAGAGCACCTCGCCGGTGATGATCCCCATGAAGGCGAGGATTCCTGCGAGAGCGGTCCCCAACCCCGCGAGCGAGCGGGCGGACATCCCCTGGGTCGGTACCGGCCCCGTGTGATTCTCAGCTGTCATACCCACTACCTATGAGTGGAGTGACAGTAAAGGAGCGGGCCGATTCTCCGAAACTGGTGACCGAACGGAGGCTCAGGCGAGCAGCGCCTGTGCTCGCGGCACGAGTTGTTTGATCCCGAGCAGGTACACCCCGACGAACAGCGCCCAGGCACCGATAAAGAGTTCCCAGGCCCCGAGGGCCAGGCTCCCGGTCATCATGTTCGACAGCGCGGCCTGTTCGCCTAGCAATCCGAGGGCGGTAAACAGCGTTGAACCGATCGCGACCGCCACAAGCGAGACGAGTTCGCCCGCGAAATCGGCGACGAGTTCGTTCATGGCGGGCGAATGGGTCACCCGCCTATCAATCTTTCAGCTGGCCGGTCGGACTACTCCTCGATCGTCAGTTCGCCTTCCTCGGGCGTGCTCGCGGGCGTCCGCCAGACCAGTTCGAGTTCGATGCTCTGTTTGGCCTCCGTCTCGCCCGCCGAGAAGTCCGACTCACCCTCCAGCTTGAAGGTGACCGGATCGGTCGGGTTCAACACCACCTCCTTCCCCCCGAGGTCCAGACAGACGGCGCCATCGGCTTCCAGCTGGTCGGCGAGATCCCGCAGGTAGAGGGCGATCTGCTTGCGAGTCTTTTCGGCTTCGGTTTCGAGTTCTCCCATGCTACATCCTACGCGCGGCTCGGGCTTAAAACCATAAGTAGAAATAACTTACAGCAGGTCCGACACGTCTTCGAAGTCCGCCCCACAGTACGGGCAGCGATAGGAGGTCTCGAAACCCTCCGGTTTCGCGACGGTTCTCGTTTCGAGTTCGTGCATCGCGATCGCACGATCACACTCCGGGCACTCGATATCGGGCACGGCGAGCCGTATGGGCTGGACGGCCTTGAAGGATTGCCCGGCGATCAGTCGCTCGTGACCGAAAGCGAGACTGGCGTCGGGTTCTGGAAGTTGTCACTGACCGGGCAGCGTGCTTCGACGGTCTCGAGCCAGTCCGCCAGGGTCGCCTCGTCGGCCGGGGAGTCGACCGTCAGGTCGACCCGCACGTCCTGATACCCCGCACGCGGCTCCTCGGCCCGACCCATGAACTTCCGCGGGTCGAGGTCGCCCTCGATGGAGACGGCGATGTTCCGGACGGTGATGTCCATCTCCTCGGCCACGGTGTGGCCAACGACGTTCAGACAGCCCGCCAGCGCCCCCAGCATGTACTCGACGGGGTTCGGGCCGGCGTTCGTGCCACCGACGTTGGTCGGTTCGTCGACGGAGAACTCGAAGTCCCGGGCCTCGATAACCGTGTGCGTCGCGGTCTTGCTCTCGGCCGAAATCGAGTACGAAACTGTGTGTTCACTTTTCGCGTCTGTTTCTGCCATACTCCCACTTTGGAGCCCAAATGCCCTATATTTGTCCATCGAGGTGGCGATTGGGTGTGATAATGTTTCATGGAAATAAGTGACACGATCGCAGAGCGGGCCGGCGAGCGGACCGTCATTCGTTTAACGGCCGCCCACCCAGCATCGGATATGATCGACTTGCGAAGTGATACCGTCACCCGCCCAAGCGACGAGATGCGCGAGGCCGCGGCCGACGCTGCGGTCGGTGACGATGTCCACGGAGACGATCCGACCGTCGCGGAACTCGAAGCCCGGGCCGCGGAGATCGTCGGGGCCGAGGCAGCACTGTTCGTCCCGTCCGGGACGATGGGCAACCAGATCGCCGCCCGGGTCCACACCGAGCGTGGGCAGGAGGCCATCACCGACCGCGAGAGCCACGTCGTCCGATACGAGCGGGCCGGCTTCGCCCAGCACTCCGCGCTCCAGATCCGGACGATCGACGCCGAACGGGGGCTACCGACGCCCGAACAGGTCGAGGCGGCGTATCTGGAGGGAGGACTCCACCGGCCCGAAACTGGCCTGCTCAGCCTGGAGAACACGCACAACGCGCGTGGCGGCCTGGCCCTCGATCCCGACGCGTTCGCCGAGACGGTCGCGGCCGCCCACGACCTTGGCGTGCCCGTCCATCTCGACGGGGCCCGGGTGTTCAACGCGGCCGTCGCGAACGACGTCGACGTGACGGCGTACACCGAGCCCGTCGACTCGGTGATGTTCTGTCTCTCGAAGGGGCTGGGTGCGCCGATCGGGTCGATGCTCGCGGGGTCGGAGGCCTTCATCGAGGCGGCGATCGGCATTCGAAAGCTCCTGGGCGGCGGGATGCGGCAGGCCGGCATGGTCGCCGCGCCGGGCCTGCTGGCGCTCGAAAACCGGGATCACCTGCAAACGGACCACGAGAACGCTACGACGCTCGCGGCCGGCCTCGACGAAATCGAGGGGCTCGCGGTGACGCCGCCGGAGACCAACATCGTGCTCGCGGACACCGCCGGGCTCGACGTGACCGCGTCGACGTTCCTGGAAGCGATCGAGGACGAAGGCGTCCAGGCCTCCGAGTTCGGCCCCTACACCGCTCGCTTTGTCACTCACTGGGACGTGACTGCTGCGGACATCGAGGCGGCGATCGAAGCCGTCCAGACGCGGTTCTGATCAGCGATCCCGGCTCCGATCGACGCCCTCCTTGAACCCGAGAACGGTGCGACGGATCATGAGATAGATGAAGAAGAAAAACAGGAGCAGTGCGGCCAGTATCAGGTAGAAGACCGGTCCAACGTCGACCATGTTCGAACCTGGGGTTGGCAGGGACAAAGCCGTTTCGTCGGACACTCAAAGACGCGTTTGAGGCTCCGCCGGGGATTTCTTGAACGGGTCCCTCATGTCACCCGGGGCGAACCCGTTTCCCCACCGCCCGGGTTCAGTGCCCACTCGTGCCGTTCCCGCCCGCTACTCGGCCCTCCAGCCGAGCCGACCGCTTTTCGGCGCCCGTCGTGTCCCGGATCGTGAGCCTGAGCGCCCCCTCGCGCTTTTCGAGGGTTGCGTAGGTCGGGTCACCG
Proteins encoded:
- a CDS encoding magnesium transporter; translated protein: MQSQPGSHWTFRSISRATLPTLTLLTAVAVGSGLLLATFEEALYQYPSLLILVPVTIGTAGNLGSLLASRLSTAFHLGTLSFRFRDEQLGGHSLATVALALTLFPLVGAGAWILALVTGRVVLPLWRVVLISTTSGAGLAVVAIVATVLTTYGAYQAGLDPDDVVIPVVTVLADVFGVVMLFLTVSAFT
- a CDS encoding DUF998 domain-containing protein — protein: MTAENHTGPVPTQGMSARSLAGLGTALAGILAFMGIITGEVLYPNYSTRQDISDLGSTRPPNPVIHEPAATIFNSTMVISGLCLLVAAYFAYRAIGRADFPVLLGVFGLGALGVGLFPGNVTPWHGLAALLTFFAGGLTAIYSVRIVDRPFAVLCGLLGGISLTILVSLIALGIAGVPHPLDFLGSGGVERWVAYPLLLWAVVFGGYLLGVDSTVG
- a CDS encoding amphi-Trp domain-containing protein, with product MGELETEAEKTRKQIALYLRDLADQLEADGAVCLDLGGKEVVLNPTDPVTFKLEGESDFSAGETEAKQSIELELVWRTPASTPEEGELTIEE
- a CDS encoding OsmC family protein, with protein sequence MAETDAKSEHTVSYSISAESKTATHTVIEARDFEFSVDEPTNVGGTNAGPNPVEYMLGALAGCLNVVGHTVAEEMDITVRNIAVSIEGDLDPRKFMGRAEEPRAGYQDVRVDLTVDSPADEATLADWLETVEARCPVSDNFQNPTPVSLSVTSD
- a CDS encoding threonine aldolase family protein; the encoded protein is MIDLRSDTVTRPSDEMREAAADAAVGDDVHGDDPTVAELEARAAEIVGAEAALFVPSGTMGNQIAARVHTERGQEAITDRESHVVRYERAGFAQHSALQIRTIDAERGLPTPEQVEAAYLEGGLHRPETGLLSLENTHNARGGLALDPDAFAETVAAAHDLGVPVHLDGARVFNAAVANDVDVTAYTEPVDSVMFCLSKGLGAPIGSMLAGSEAFIEAAIGIRKLLGGGMRQAGMVAAPGLLALENRDHLQTDHENATTLAAGLDEIEGLAVTPPETNIVLADTAGLDVTASTFLEAIEDEGVQASEFGPYTARFVTHWDVTAADIEAAIEAVQTRF
- a CDS encoding DUF7859 family protein, producing MVDVGPVFYLILAALLLFFFFIYLMIRRTVLGFKEGVDRSRDR